TTCAGTGTCTTTATTGTATTATGCATATAGAAATTCATGCgatgtaatgtattattataaaaaaggcgggttttttttaaagtattaaaaattaataaccgaaCTTGtgtccttaaaaaaaaattaagatgtaagtacctaattttcTCTATTATCTTATTGACAATACAGAATACTTGAtccttttaacaatttttaatgtcaCTTCAATTTACAATAACTTCACCCTCCGTGACTTACGCTATGATATTACGCTCAAAAGCATCGCATGTTGGTTTTCGAAGAATATTCATTGTCCATGATTGCAATTtctaaacttaatataatataacgttataactaaataactaaattttatctctgctattataatattcaattaatccATAAAGGTGATACCAATTTATTACTTTGTCACCGTAATAATTGTAACCGTGTGGTCCGTTGTTCTGAATTTTCTTGTTATTCACcaagttcaataatattttttaggtaaTACAATGGCATATTTACCTTTGATTAGTCAAAAACTAATCGCTAAATCAAACGTTGTACACCAGAGTGtatctcaaacacacacatacataaacttgttataaattttatttttcaaaatatacacgtaaAAATATAGAGATATTTATttgcattcacacattcctcACTCATAGGCTAGTTACCCATAGgctagttcatacatatttatatacttatgcCCGGAATACACGAGGCTAGTTTTTCAAGCTAGGATAGCAAGCTAGCTATTCCCAACGCCTATCCTGGCTTACTAAGACTTAAGATCTTcaatatgtaaatttatacCTGAAGTATGTGTCGAAATTTACAAGGcattaaaagaaaacattaaggtttgtatttactttatatttttattaagtctttattatcatttactgtttacattattcaatttatttttaaatattattcattaaattattaattaattattactaattatacataatatacataatattattaaaataattatgcatcTTTAAATGCTCTCATTATAGGATTATCATTATAGGAGTCATCGTagtttatatcatttatttgattttcttggttagaattattttgatattcagTTGTTGACAAAATTGAACCCTCTGTTTGTGATGTTGGTACACTGTTTGATGTCATGTTGGAGTCTGAAGAGTTGTAAAAAGGTGTCTGAAATGAAAAAGTTGTGTTCCCATAGTTTAAATCTTGCAATCGACAACGAGATAATACAACATTGATTTGATCACGAGCCATAATACACTGTGTAGGAGATAAGTGTTTGAGTTGACTTGCTAcgaattttccaaaaatgtcaTGTTCATTTTCGTCTggcatattattttcgtattctggtatattttttaaatcgtccTTAATTGACCTTATTTCATTTACTAGTGACGTCacttgtgcaattttttttctttttggagTTGGTACAGATGTAGGTATAGAGGGCCTCTTATAAGAAGATGAAAATGTAGATGGTTGtgcattcaaattttttaaatttgaaatactttCGCTTTTATCAATATTGTCTTCAATATTGCCATTGcccttattattttcaatattatcttCACTATTAATATTGGCTTCACTGTTATCTAAAATTTCATCAATTGTTTCTAACTCTTGACTGtcctaaaattttttaaaaaaattgtcttcattgaagtataaacatacacacacaatataaaaaataaatattaatatatatatatatattcgataatatacattattttactttggatttcattaattgtaatatttacagCTCCCGATCAATAACGAAGAATGGGCGGAAATAGAAAATGGATTTAAAAACAGATGGAACTTTCCGCTATGTTATGGCGCCATTGACGGAAAACATATACAAATTGTAGCACCCGACAACAGTggcagtatatattttaattacaaaaaagtaTTCAGTATTGTTCTTATGGCAATAGTAGATGACGATTATTGTTTCCGATATATTGATGTCGGTGCATGCGGAATGGCATCAGATGGAAGTGTATTTAGAAATTgctctatttataataaactagagAATAATCTTTTACCAAATGGTGGAGTGATTGTTGCCGATGGTGCATTTCCGTTAAAACCATATATGATGAAACCTTACCCAGGTGACAATTTAACATTGGCACAGAAAGTTTTCAACTATCGACTATCCAGAGCTAGGAGAATAGTTGAAAATGCTTTTGGAATATTAGTAAGCCGATttcgtatttttcaaaaacctaTTGCTACTGATGTGAATACAGTGGATAAAATCGTATTAGCAGCATGTGCTTTGCATAATTGGTTACGAAAagaaaaacgaaataattatataacacattGTGATGTCGACCGTGAAGATATTGAGGcaagaaatattattcatggtacATGGAGAACAGAAACTACAGGTTTGGAAAATTTATGTCGACAAGGAAGTAACCATCCTTCGATTTCAGCAGTCCAAAAAAGAGAAACCATTAAAGACTATTTTAACAACGAGGGTGCGGTGCCATGGCAAGGGAATatgattcattaataatattgtaaataatatttaatattaagaataataatattcaataataataaattaattaataattaaataggtagtttaatttattttattaattatttacaaaataaatataacttacggttgtttttcttttcattggaacattttttataaaactatgcaTTACCTCGAACCAACTCAATTTAGGTTTATACTCCTCATTAGCACCTGCACCGGACCTggttgatttttcaatttttgacaacatttgacAGTATGTTGctcttaaatttttaattttattttttacttcattAACAGTCATTTGTATGCCGATTGTATTCAACTCTGCACATATTTTTTGTAGTGATGAATCACgcatagatttatttttataagatggAATACTGGCATTCCATAGACATTCTTCTTCGTGATATAATTCAACAAACTTTAAATTAACATCACCACTTAGTTTTGGCATTTTGacgtataaattacatttaacaaaCCACGTGGCGTATTAAAAATTGGCGTGAACACTGCACTAGCCGATCATGTACTAGCTTTGCCGTCCACATGGAGATAGAACACTAGCTAGGATAGTAAATTCAGTGGTGGGAGGTGTGCTAGctcaaaaaaaatagaacacaATCCTATTAAACTAGCCTGGCTTGACACACTAGCTTATTAGAATATTCCCTAGCTTGCTAGCTTAAAAACAAAGCTAGTTCTGTTTACACAAAGCTATTATTACTAGCTTTCTAGCTTACTAGTACTACCTTGCTATCCTAGCTTGAAAAACTAGCCTCGTGTATTCCgggcatacatattatatacatacacaagtagtctatatttgtataatacagGGAAATTTCTTCAGTTTAAGGGGGCATTTCTATATGCTCTACCGtgtaacaaaacattttaaaaagtattattacattCATTATAACAAACACCTAAACATACTATAAAacttacatattgtattatatatataatcagtGGCGCCCAGACAGGTTAGCAAGGGGTGCAACTGCATGTGCTTTCGTTGGGGGTGGGTAGGTATAGTCCCTatggttataggtacctacctagataaAGTATAGGAGTAAAGTATGACAATGCTACACGACAACTCATATGATGTCACAAGTTACTTAGTTACaacatattaaatgataaagtaatagaaacattaataattgttgtatcaTCTGAATcaagaataatacaatattcgaaTATTAACGCTGTACGCTGTTTAGGCGTTTAGCTGATACGctcgtatatttaatatttaatattacgaattattatatttttgtatacgtaAACAAAATGACAATACGTACGCGTATTGCTACATGGTGATAAGAtaccaataagtaataacagcgtatattaggtatttatttttagaaatgtgtTTCCCTGTTCCCTCGATAAAACTGGCCAGCAACCACCCTACCCGGCCTATCCATTGGCTTcacgataattattaattattatgaaataaccgATAATCGGTTAGTGAATTCCAGTATTCCACACTTTCCACTAGAATACTAGATATTTTAgtgaatttgttatttttcatttgtgttATTCGTCAGTTGACTGTTTGATCTACGaacttcaaattattttgtatgcgTCTATGGCAATTTTGTATTGGTGAAATTAACtatgacttattattattcaattttcacagttacgtttttatttttaatttattaaaatatttcattacgtcatattaaatttattaatatgttatatttattttagttgaattataataaaaaaattacctattgtTCATTAAATAAGTGTTTAATCAACGTGCAGAAAACAACGTCTACTCTAGAAGTAAGtttcattgattttaaatacttgtaGTTATagctaactatataatatattaatatttataagttatactaattatagctatatagattttacattttaagttaataaaatgtattcatgcattatgcatattattattattatttttattatgtaggtataacataattagGTTCAATGcttaatttctaaattaaaataaaaactaaataataaaactgttcACTTTAAATCAGTTTGATTTATATCATGCTAAAAAAgaagcatattttatttaaaatttatttttacagattaGCAATATGTCGTTAGTTAATGAAACTAACATTTGTGCTTGTGGTAAAATAAAAGGTTTAATGAATAGTACAAATTGGCTAAGACATACTAAATCGTGCAAAAAACGAAAATCAGTACTTTGTACTGCAAaactgaatacattttttaaatcttctaGACTATCAAATGATGTTTCTGACAAAGGTATGAgtactttttgtttattataatttagttataaacaagtattataaaataaactacttttAACTAGCTATTTCTACAACTCGCTCTTATATTAAATCTTACATTATTgaaactgtaggtacctataattttgtttttattaatatttattttttcagttgaCAGTTCTAATTTGAATACTGTCAGTAGCATATCAAAATCATCAATAGAAATGGATGTTCAAggttcaaatacaaataatactatattattgcctGAGAAGTTTAAGattataggtagatacctacattttatttatttttgtatttttattaaactatttaattacctaataatttatgcattaattattttagttccaACATTGGAGGTTGATTTAAAGTCGAACGAGGAGTCAAATGAAAATGAATCTGAAGTAGCTATATCTACTACACTAATGGCTGAaccaagtaatttatatattatatttttactaataagtataatacttatattttattaagccatttaattaataatttatgtattaattattttagttccaACATCTGAGGTTGATTTAGAGTCAAATGAAGCTGAAGTAGCTTTATCTACTACACTAATGGTTGAaccaagtaatttatataatatatttttactaataagtatgattataattatcagGGTAGGTAGGGGGTCAATGCAATTAGATTttcacttaatttatttttataacacaatacacattatataattatatgactatattatagttaataggtaaaatattttttttatttatttatttttattttttttcattatagataatatgatcgaaaatgtatttgaaaacgATCCAGCACAATTTTCGTCAAAAAAttttcagtcaaatgcaaatattgcttatgaaattatttccaaaatattagaAATGGGACCATGTCAACCACTTCCAACAGAACTTCCTGGCGGTAAATATCCAGTTATAAATGGTCATCGATTTTCACCAAAATTGTATCATAGAATATTACCTGATGGGACTGTAACAAGACGGAATTGGTTATCATATTCTAAGTCAACTGAACGTTTGTATTGTATTGAATGTATACTTTTTCCTGGAAAGGGTAAAAATGCTCCTAATAAAGCTTGGGTTATTGATGGTTATAAAAATTGGAGTACTTGTACTAACAAAATAGAAAACCATGAAAAAACTTCAGCACATATTTACTCTTCACTCACACTTAAAATTCGACAATCATCCTTACCATTGGTACCATCTATagctactaaaaaaaatgaagaagtTTTCATGAATAGAGAAATTATCAAAGAGCTGATTGACATAACACTATTTTTAGGAAGACACAATATGGCTTTTAGAGGGCATAGGGAAAACTggcaaaataatatgtgtggcAATTTCAAAGATTTATGTtctttaatatcaaaattttcCCCTGCAATGGCAACTTATTTCAGTTCTCaaaagcaaaaatataaaattaatcaacgTTCTCAATACTCATTTACTTCATGGCACCGACAGAATGCGTTGATTGATATAGTGTCAAATCATATAAAATCAAGTATATCtctcattataaaaaattcaaagtttTTCAGTATTGCCATAGATTCGACATTTGATGTCTCTCACCGAGAACAAATTTCTTTTGTGTTCAGATATGTAGATGAGgaaaaatgtgaaattaaaGAGAGACTCTTAGCATTGAAGGATACTCCAAAAACAACTGGCAACGCCTTGTGTGAAATGTTCAAAGAAGTGTGTACATTAAACAGTTTAGATTGGACCAATAATTTGGTTGGTCAATCTTACGACGGCGCCTCAAATATGAGGGGACGATATAATGGATTACAACAATTAATACGTAATGAAAATCCTCAAGCAATATTTATTTGGTGTTTCAGTCATCGCTTAAATTTAATTGTCGCTGATGCAGTTAGTGTATGTTCAAATGCCATGGATCTTTTCGGAAATTTAGAACGACTATACGATTTTATATCTAGCAGTAAATTTCGTGCAGACGTATATGAAgagcaacaaaaaaaacattaccaTGGACAGCAAATCCGTCGATTAAAAAGAGTGTCCTGTACTAGATGGATGTCTCATAAATTTGCATTAGATGTTGTACTAAATACTTATGTGGCAACAGTtgaatgtttaaatgttattcGCAGTGAATCGGGTGACAAACAAGCTGGTTCAGAAGCTGgaggttttttaaattattttcagtcaACAAGATTTGTCTATACAGCTTATAGTTTTAAAGTTCTGCTTCAAATTCTCGAGCCTGTatcaagttaaataaaaaaaaatgggtggGTAACTTTAGTTAGTTGCATGTGCTTTCAAGATACCTCTGTGCGCCACtgtatataatcatttattccTATACATGGTACATATATGCAGTATTCATACATAAATAAGgtactttcatattatatacaccaccACACACATCTAATCTTGTTATACagcttacatatcaatataagaCACTTAGTTAaagaatatacattattacatatagACACACTCACACATAAAAGACATACTTACAAAATACTAAGTCAAATTTACATAGATGCATTTAAACACTCTAATACATCCACTCTAAtaagtattttcaaaagtacAACATCGCTCATCAATTGGTTATACCTACTACTACAAAATTGTTATGTCTAATAATCATCtcgatagttaaatttatttagaagaGACCGTAGTACAGCGTTTCCCAACCTTTTTTCCTCGCGGCACCTTAATCCCAACCCATATTTAACCGCGGCACACTCGTCACTGGCATAGTACCTACGCTTAAACACGCATATAGAAAAATATctcaattataataggtaggtctacatatattttattcagctGAGAGGATTACCCGACAACATACACAgaactatatatttatgtcacacgatattataaatgtatgtaactagtaggtatactgactaaggAGAATAAAGGATATCGACTCCGAGTGTCTTAGACGTCGTCTTCGAGTATAGTTTGACCACTCaatgcaaaaataaaactaacataTTTCGACTTGACCTTTGATACAGTACATTTCATGTtagaaataatacaacatttattttattatatttgaattaaacacaaatatgcttatacatccttacttttcattttaaccaTATCCACTagtccatatattataattacctaaacttgccttatattatttccaaaatattcgCTTTTAAGTATAGAGTTGCATAATAGATATCATTATTACAAACATTGTATAAGGTACCTAATTTGTTTATAGAAATAACagacataatttataaacgtagatcactgtaaatatttgtattcaagtCTACTATACTGCAACGATAAACCCTTATTTATTATGGGTTTTATATAAacgtttttacttaaaaaatatacattgacaatcttaCGAATTTTGAAGCTAGTTCAAATGTAGACGCTGTTccgtattattttgttattttatagtagGGTTGCATACCAATCAtactgtaacgtctcctcttcacctgggctcttacccgttcAGGTGTCgtactgtttatattaacgaggtctcgaagactcgacctcggtgtgtgatattattactagggaccagggttaccttatgtgaagcaaagtactcaacgtaatatatatatatatatatatatatatatatatatatatatgtatatctgttattgaatatcaatgtattattattatctactacaagttacaacatcgaaagtataattataaattataactccgggTTACCGATcaggccatggtgtgtcgtgggtgtcGATGTCCAAATGCGGGTTGAGTTGGTCGttcgcaggtcctcttcaggtcgttgtcagccctcgagttccactatcgaccgccgactatgactcttcattcttgaccatccaactatcaaccgccaATTATAGactctatcgactacctcactgtagACTTTATCATAACTATCTACCGCCAAGCGCCCCGGTCGGTtatatttacacgatgtgagctaaacatcgcgtcagcataatatatatttttcatacatatatacacgtttgccattactaacactcagcatattagccgtgctcaacgtagggagtaatgtacgatgtcgatgatgATAATCGTTACAATACCAAACAAGTAAAATACTATGAACGACACTTGATGCGtaagtatttttatgaaatatattccACATGGTAATACTATATATTGCTGTTCACTTTCAGCTAGAGACACTACCAAGCATGTCATACACAAGTTTCCGTTGTCAAGCAGCTGAGGTACATTTGTCGAATCTGGAGGGTTCATAATTGGTGGTGAACCTGGTGCATCATTAAACGGTTGATTCGGATACAattgtaagttattattttccACTGGCTATGGATCAATAACATTGGAACTGCATCTGCTGGAACATTGTGGTCTGATTCAGCATCAACATGAGCATCGTTCATTCTCAAAGCACAGGTTCGCAGCCTTAATTCATATGCTGCGCTGGTATACGAACAATGCAGAAGAAATTGCCATATGGAT
This genomic window from Metopolophium dirhodum isolate CAU chromosome 1, ASM1992520v1, whole genome shotgun sequence contains:
- the LOC132941936 gene encoding uncharacterized protein LOC132941936; the encoded protein is MPKLSGDVNLKFVELYHEEECLWNASIPSYKNKSMRDSSLQKICAELNTIGIQMTVNEVKNKIKNLRATYCQMLSKIEKSTRSGAGANEEYKPKLSWFEDSQELETIDEILDNSEANINSEDNIENNKGNGNIEDNIDKSESISNLKNLNAQPSTFSSSYKRPSIPTSVPTPKRKKIAQVTSLVNEIRSIKDDLKNIPEYENNMPDENEHDIFGKFVASQLKHLSPTQCIMARDQINVVLSRCRLQDLNYGNTTFSFQTPFYNSSDSNMTSNSVPTSQTEENQINDINYDDSYNDNPIMRAFKDA
- the LOC132941945 gene encoding zinc finger MYM-type protein 1-like — encoded protein: MSLVNETNICACGKIKGLMNSTNWLRHTKSCKKRKSVLCTAKLNTFFKSSRLSNDVSDKVDSSNLNTVSSISKSSIEMDVQGSNTNNTILLPEKFKIIVPTLEVDLKSNEESNENESEVAISTTLMAEPIPTSEVDLESNEAEVALSTTLMVEPKMGPCQPLPTELPGGKYPVINGHRFSPKLYHRILPDGTVTRRNWLSYSKSTERLYCIECILFPGKGKNAPNKAWVIDGYKNWSTCTNKIENHEKTSAHIYSSLTLKIRQSSLPLVPSIATKKNEEVFMNREIIKELIDITLFLGRHNMAFRGHRENWQNNMCGNFKDLCSLISKFSPAMATYFSSQKQKYKINQRSQYSFTSWHRQNALIDIVSNHIKSSISLIIKNSKFFSIAIDSTFDVSHREQISFVFRYVDEEKCEIKERLLALKDTPKTTGNALCEMFKEVCTLNSLDWTNNLVGQSYDGASNMRGRYNGLQQLIRNENPQAIFIWCFSHRLNLIVADAVSVCSNAMDLFGNLERLYDFISSSKFRADVYEEQQKKHYHGQQIRRLKRVSCTRWMSHKFALDVVLNTYVATVECLNVIRSESGDKQAGSEAGGFLNYFQSTRFVYTAYSFKVLLQILEPVSS